In the Candidatus Rhodoblastus alkanivorans genome, one interval contains:
- a CDS encoding peptidylprolyl isomerase, whose product MTDISARPLSRRQFAALVSFGAGFLSLGPGLLSPGAARAEEDKSNLLYMQLKDGMVVIRMRPDLAPKTVAQIKTLVKRGFYDGIVFHRVIEGFMAQTGDPTGTGMGGSDLPNIPAEFNKTPFVRGTVGMARASDPDSANSQFFICLGPAPFLDGKYTAWGEVISGMQNVDKIKKGDPAENGKVESPDKIISMKLGTDVK is encoded by the coding sequence ATGACCGATATTTCCGCGCGGCCGCTCAGCCGCCGCCAGTTCGCCGCCCTCGTGTCGTTCGGCGCGGGCTTCCTGTCGCTCGGCCCGGGCCTGCTGTCGCCCGGCGCGGCGCGCGCCGAGGAGGACAAGTCCAACCTGCTTTACATGCAACTCAAGGACGGCATGGTGGTGATCCGCATGCGGCCCGATCTCGCGCCGAAAACCGTGGCGCAGATCAAGACCCTGGTGAAGCGCGGCTTCTACGACGGGATCGTCTTCCATCGCGTGATCGAGGGCTTCATGGCCCAGACCGGCGACCCGACGGGCACCGGCATGGGCGGCTCGGATTTGCCGAATATTCCGGCCGAATTCAACAAGACGCCGTTCGTACGCGGCACGGTCGGCATGGCGCGCGCCTCCGACCCCGATTCCGCCAATTCGCAATTCTTTATCTGCCTTGGCCCGGCGCCCTTCCTCGACGGCAAATATACCGCCTGGGGCGAGGTGATCTCCGGCATGCAAAATGTCGACAAGATCAAGAAGGGAGATCCCGCCGAGAACGGCAAGGTCGAAAGCCCCGACAAGATCATCAGCATGAAACTCGGAACGGACGTGAAATAA
- the coaD gene encoding pantetheine-phosphate adenylyltransferase codes for MQRVALYMGSFDPVTNGHVDVIRAASGLCDRLVVAIGLHPGKTPLFTAQERASMIHQVCAAEAAARNCDLSVVTFSGLAVEAAREVGAGVIIRGLRDGTDLDYEMSMAGMNGVMAPDVQTVFVPAGLNVRHITATLVRQVALMGGDVSAFAPPLVVEALRRKAAS; via the coding sequence ATGCAACGCGTCGCGCTCTACATGGGATCGTTCGATCCCGTCACCAACGGCCATGTCGATGTGATCCGCGCGGCCTCCGGGCTGTGCGACCGGCTGGTCGTCGCCATCGGCCTGCATCCCGGCAAGACGCCTTTGTTCACGGCGCAGGAGCGCGCCTCGATGATCCATCAGGTCTGCGCGGCGGAAGCCGCGGCGCGGAATTGCGACTTGTCGGTCGTCACCTTTTCCGGCCTCGCGGTGGAGGCGGCGCGCGAGGTCGGCGCGGGCGTCATCATTCGCGGGCTGCGCGACGGGACCGATCTCGACTATGAAATGTCGATGGCCGGGATGAACGGGGTGATGGCGCCGGACGTTCAGACGGTTTTCGTTCCCGCCGGCCTCAATGTGCGCCATATCACCGCGACCCTGGTCCGCCAGGTCGCCCTGATGGGCGGCGATGTCTCGGCCTTCGCGCCGCCGCTCGTCGTCGAAGCCCTTCGCCGCAAGGCCGCAAGCTAA
- a CDS encoding B12-binding domain-containing radical SAM protein: MAEKIFELHLIKPSHYDDDGYVIQWLRSAIPSNSLAALNGIAADCARRQALGPDVQIKIFAYDETNVRIRPEKIAQSIARAGQGLACLVGVQSNQFPRALDIARRLRQGGAPTAVGGFHVSGCLAMLPDMPADLREAQALGISLFAGEAEGRLDDVLRDAFEGALKPLYNFMDDLPGIEDAPTPFLPTEVVSRTTGAVTSFDAGRGCPFQCSFCTIINVQGRKSRHRSADDVERIIRDNLAQGVHSFFITDDNFARNKNWEPIFDRLIELRDSGLNFSFIIQVDTLCHRIPNFIAKAARAGVKRVFIGLENINPANLVAAKKKQNRIAEYRVMLLAWKRAGCFTYAGYILGFPEDTPESIRRDIAIIQRELPLDMLEFFFLTPLPGSEDHQRLHKAGVPMDPDMNKYDLEHMVTAHPKMSRAEWEAIYHEAWALYYSPRHMETIMRRAAAVGTSPGKALFLLLWFWAAVNLEKVHPLQGGYLRLKVRRDRRPGMKLENPLIFYPRLVATHIGNHVRIGALALKLWKLRRELRHDPKARDYMDLALTTPTEADLDDLEMFNNSDSSRAAGDKAKAQNAKAHIAAE, translated from the coding sequence ATGGCAGAGAAGATTTTCGAGCTACACCTGATCAAGCCCTCGCATTACGACGACGATGGTTACGTCATTCAGTGGCTGCGCTCCGCGATTCCCTCCAACAGCCTCGCCGCGCTCAATGGAATCGCCGCCGATTGCGCGCGCCGGCAGGCTCTGGGCCCCGACGTCCAGATCAAAATCTTCGCCTATGACGAGACCAATGTCCGCATCAGGCCGGAAAAGATCGCCCAATCCATCGCCCGCGCCGGACAAGGCCTCGCCTGCCTCGTCGGCGTGCAGTCGAATCAGTTTCCCCGGGCGCTGGACATCGCCCGCCGCCTGCGGCAGGGCGGCGCGCCGACTGCGGTCGGCGGCTTCCATGTCTCCGGCTGCCTCGCCATGCTGCCCGACATGCCGGCCGACCTGCGCGAGGCTCAGGCGCTCGGGATCAGCCTGTTCGCCGGCGAGGCGGAAGGCCGGCTCGACGACGTGCTGCGCGACGCTTTCGAGGGCGCGCTGAAGCCGCTTTACAATTTCATGGACGACCTGCCGGGGATCGAGGACGCGCCGACGCCGTTCCTTCCGACCGAGGTCGTCAGCCGCACCACCGGCGCCGTGACAAGCTTCGACGCTGGGCGCGGCTGCCCCTTCCAATGCTCGTTCTGCACCATCATCAATGTGCAGGGCCGCAAGTCGCGCCACCGCTCGGCCGACGACGTCGAGCGGATCATCCGCGACAATCTGGCCCAGGGCGTGCATTCCTTCTTCATCACCGACGACAATTTCGCCCGCAACAAGAATTGGGAGCCGATCTTCGACCGGCTGATCGAATTGCGCGATTCGGGCCTGAATTTCAGCTTCATCATCCAGGTGGACACGCTTTGCCACCGCATCCCCAATTTCATCGCCAAGGCGGCGCGCGCCGGGGTGAAAAGGGTGTTCATCGGGCTGGAGAACATCAATCCCGCCAATCTCGTCGCGGCGAAGAAGAAGCAGAACCGCATCGCCGAATATCGCGTCATGCTGCTCGCCTGGAAGCGCGCGGGCTGCTTCACTTATGCCGGCTATATCCTCGGCTTTCCCGAAGACACGCCGGAATCGATTCGCCGCGACATTGCGATCATCCAGCGCGAACTGCCGCTCGATATGCTGGAATTCTTCTTCCTGACGCCCCTGCCGGGCTCAGAGGATCACCAGCGCCTCCACAAGGCCGGCGTCCCGATGGACCCGGACATGAACAAATACGACCTCGAACATATGGTCACCGCCCATCCGAAAATGAGCCGGGCGGAATGGGAGGCGATCTATCACGAGGCCTGGGCGCTTTATTATTCGCCGCGGCACATGGAGACGATCATGCGTCGGGCGGCGGCGGTCGGGACATCGCCCGGCAAGGCTTTGTTCCTGCTGCTGTGGTTCTGGGCCGCGGTGAATCTCGAAAAAGTCCATCCGCTTCAGGGCGGCTATCTGCGCCTCAAGGTGCGCCGCGACCGCCGCCCCGGGATGAAGCTGGAAAATCCCCTGATCTTCTATCCACGCCTGGTCGCGACCCATATCGGCAACCATGTCCGCATCGGCGCATTGGCGCTGAAATTATGGAAGCTGCGGCGCGAACTGCGCCACGACCCAAAGGCCCGCGACTATATGGATCTGGCGCTGACGACACCGACCGAGGCCGACCTCGACGATCTCGAAATGTTCAACAACAGCGACTCCTCGCGCGCAGCCGGCGACAAAGCCAAGGCCCAGAACGCCAAGGCGCATATCGCCGCCGAATGA
- a CDS encoding peptidylprolyl isomerase — MSDEGNLMTLETTKGTVVIRMRPDLAPNHVDHIKKLVNEGFYDGIVFHRVIEGFMAQTGCPHGTGTGGSKYPDLKAEFNTAPHVRGTASMARASNPNSANSQFFICFNDARFLDRQYTVWGEVISGMENVDKIKRGEPVKDPDKIISAKIS; from the coding sequence ATGTCCGACGAAGGCAATCTTATGACGCTGGAAACCACCAAGGGAACGGTGGTGATCCGCATGCGGCCCGATCTCGCGCCGAACCACGTCGACCACATCAAGAAGCTGGTCAACGAAGGCTTTTACGACGGCATCGTGTTCCATCGCGTGATCGAAGGCTTCATGGCCCAGACCGGCTGTCCCCACGGCACCGGCACAGGCGGGTCGAAATATCCCGACCTCAAGGCGGAGTTCAACACCGCCCCCCATGTGCGCGGCACGGCCTCGATGGCCCGCGCCTCCAATCCTAATTCGGCCAATTCGCAGTTCTTCATCTGCTTCAACGACGCCCGCTTCCTCGATCGCCAATATACGGTCTGGGGCGAGGTCATCTCCGGCATGGAGAATGTGGACAAGATCAAGCGCGGCGAGCCGGTCAAGGACCCGGACAAGATCATCTCCGCCAAGATCAGCTGA